The following is a genomic window from Chryseobacterium sp. StRB126.
AGGTGGAAACGTTACTGTTTTAACAGGTGCATCCTATTTTATTCCTGTTTTATCATCAGCATTGTCTTCCGTTATTCTATCTACAATATTAGGATTGTCTTTTTGGCAGGGAGCTGTTATGGTTTGTGCAGGTTCTGTACTTTGCTGGCTGGCCACAAGAGAACGGAGAACCCAATCATAATATTGATTCCGGATATCACATCAGCGTATTATACTCAAGGGGAAATAATTATTTTATTTGTGTTCCTGTTAAAATTTTAAATGATCAGTTATAGAATATCAAACTATCAATTAGTTTATGTATTGAATAATTAATGTATTTTTAGAGTTCTTATAAATAAACTAATAAAGATATGATGAAACATAAATTAGCTTTACTCAGCACTGTTATCGTCTCCTGCATGAGTGCACAGCAAAAGAATACTCAATTACATCAGATTTTTGACCAATACTATAAAGAATCAAATGTATTGAGCCCATTGAATGCAACCTTTAACGGTATTGATGGCTATAATGATCAGCTTCCCGCTGATGATGACAATCAGCTCAAAAAGATTCATGACTTTTATGTAAAATATACTAATCTTCTGAAGCCTTTTGAAAATCAGGCTCTGAATAAAGAAGACCGTATTTCACTGGCAATTTTAGAAAATGATATACAAATTGCGCTGAAAATAGAAAAGTATCATGAGGAATATATGCCTATCAACCAGTTGGGAAGTATTCCTACCTATATGGCAATGTTGGGTTCCGGTACCTCGGCACAGCCTTTCAAAACAGTAAAAGACTATGATAATTGGTTGAAACGCTGTCAGGCGTTCTCAAGATGGACAGATATATCCATACAAAATATGCAAAAAGGCATCAAAGCAGGAGTTGTTTTGCCAAGATCTTTAGTCGTGAAAGTCATTCCTCAGTTAGAGAAACTTGCAAAAAATAATGATCAGTCATCTTTTTATGAACCCATTAAGAATTTTCCAAAGGATTTCTCAAAAGAAGAGCAGAATCGCTTAAAGAAAGACTTTAAAGATATTCTTGGGAAAAATATTTTCACTTCTATGCAGAAACTGGCAGATTTTTTCCAGAATGAATACCTGCCAAAGGCCCGCTCATCTTCGGGAATCAATGTTTTCTCCAATGGAAAAGAAATGTATAAAGACTATATTTTTTCAATGGTAACAGTGGATAAGGACCCTGAAGAAGTGTACAAGCTAGGTTTGTCTGAAGTGGCAAGAATTACTGCAGAAATGGAAACAATTAAGAAATCTATCGGTTTTAAGGGCTCACTCCCTGAATTATTTGAATTTATGAAAACCGATAAACAATTCATGCCTTTCAAAACAGATAAAGAAGTGTTAGAAGCTTATCAGAATGTTCATGACAAGATAAAACCTAACTTATCGAAGTATTTCGGGATTACGCCTAAAACACCTTTTGAAATTCGTAAAACAGAAGAGTTTAGAGCTGCCTCAGCTTCACCGCAATATATTCCGGGAAATCTTCCAAGTAACCGTCCAGGGATTTTTTATGCTCCTATTTTAGACCCTGCAAAAATCAACATCACCAATATGGATATGGAAAGTGTATTTTTACATGAAGCCATTCCCGGCCATCATTATCAGATAAGCATTCAATATGAAAATACCTCTGTTCCGGAGTTCCGACAAAAGTATACAAATGGAGCATTTGTAGAAGGCTGGGCATTGTATACGGAATCTTTGGGAAAAGATTTGGGAGTTTATACCAATCCTTACCATCAGCTGGGAGCATTAGGCACAGAGATGCATCGTGCTATCCGTTTGGTAGTGGATTCCGGCTTACATACAGGAAAAATGACACGCGAAGATGCCATTAAGTATATGTTAGATAACGAACCTGTTTCTGAACAGTTTGCTACGGCTGAAATAGAACGTTATATGGCCAGCCCTGGACAAGCACTTTCTTATAAAATCGGAGAATTGAAAATAAAAGAACTACGTGATAAATACAAAATTCAGTTAGGTTCCCAATTTAATATTAGGGATTTCCATGATACTATTCTGAAAGGTGGGGCAATGCCTCTCACTGTTTTTGAAAATTATATGGATGACTGGGCAAAAAGTATCAAATAAAATACTGAACTTTTTATAATTTGCATATGAATAGATAAGACTGATCCCGATCAGTCTTTTTTATTTAATCTTTTTTTAAAGTGTTTAAATATCTGTAGCTGGATTTATTGCTAACAAAAATAATAGTCCTTCATACTTAGCAATAATCTGAGTAGTTATTTTTTTAGATTCTTCAACGTTGTCTTTCGCATGAGTCAGCAGGTATTCCGGATGGAGATAATTTTTTTTATTTCCTCTTTAAAATGAGGAAGAATGGTAAAAGCCTCAAAATACATTTACATCCTTTTAAAATTGAGTAGGGTAGAGTGCTGTTCTTAATCAATAACTCTGTTAAAAATCTGGTAGAAGATTAACTTTCTTCGGGTCATCTATTATTGACTTTAAATCTTTCAGGATAAACCTTCTGAACGGGCCTCCGAAATAAGAATTAAATGACCATTTTAAATACAAAACGACCATTTTATAGAATAAGGAATGTCCTAATTTTGCAGGAAAGGTATGATAAGAGTAGATCTATTAAACCGCGATATTTCTTGGGAAGAATATATAATGAGATGATCATATCTAAGAAATTCAAGGATTTTATAATTACCTCAATCAGTTTTTTCAGAGTCGGGAGGTTAAAGAACACTACTTTGATTTACAAAAATTCCGCAATAATGTAAAATAAAAAATATAGTCACCAATATCTAAAATAATGAATCATGTTAAAAATTAATTGTTACAACTGTTGTGTTTTGGTTTTTCTTTTATGTTTTTATAGTAATACAAAAGCGCAAAAGAATGTAGAATACGTTCTTCCCACAACAGCTTTTAATAAAGAAGAAGCCTATAAAATGCTTGAAGAAGGAAATAGCAGCATCGAAGGTACCCTTTCATTCAAAAAAAGAGGCTATGTCAATTATCCGGGCTACTTGGCTAAAGTATTATTATATCCTGTAACCCCACATCTTGCTGAGTATATTGAGCTTAAAAAGAAATATAACAGCAGAAAGAAACAAGCGGCAATGACAAAAGAAGCCTCTATGGCCCGCATTGAAACAAAGACCATTGATGACAAAGGTCATTTTGTGTTCACTAATATAAAGCCTGGAAAATACTATGTTGTAAGTTTAGTGACCTGGGAAAAGGTAAGAAGCAATCGGGTTCAGTCAGGGCCGGTTACTTCCAACAAAAATATCCTTGGAATTCAGATGGGTGGTGGGTCTTTTTCAACAGAAACCCAGTATGAATCAAAAGCCTATGAAGAAGAGGTGGGTGAATACATTGAAGTGCAAAAAAATAATACTATTATCAATATTGCTAAATAATTGAACTGTTGAAATCCAGTTATTTTTCAGATAAAAACGAATCATTAAAAATCAAACTAATGAAAGCAATTATAATAATCCTCTTAAATCTGTATTTAGGTATTTTTAGCCTAAAAGCCCAAAATATCAATTTTCCGGATGAGAATTTTAAAGCCGCCCTGATTGCTCAGGGTATTGATACAAATGGAGATGGAAACATCCAGAAATCAGAAGCAGCCCATATTAAAAAGCTGCATATAAGGAATGCTGATATTTCTTCAGTGGTGGGTATTAAAAACTTTATCAACCTTGAAGATTTTGCCTTTCTTGATAACAAGCTCACTACTGTAGATCTTGAAGGGATGCGAAACCTCAAATATCTTTATGGAATTAACAATAAGATTACACAGCTCAAATTAAAAGGCTGTACAAATCTGGAAGTAATTTTTATGGATCAAAATGAATTATCTGCTGTAGACCTTTCCGGGTTAACAGAGTTAAAGGATATTAGAATCAATGTGAATAAGCTGAAATCCATAGATCTAAGTAAAAAGCCTAAATTAGAAAATGTACAGCTTTTCAGAAACCAGCTAACCACATTTAAAACCGATAATTCTTTTGATATTAAAGTGCTGGATCTTTCTAAGAATTTAATAACAGAAATAGATCTCAGACCTTATTCTAAACTTAAAGAAGCTGATCTTAACGGTAATCCTCTAAGAAAAATTAATGTGGAAGGGCTTAGCAAACTGGAAAAACTTTATTTGGAACCTCCAGTTTTTACATCATCTTTTATTAATCAATTGAATACCTCAGGACTTGTTAGTTTACAAGAGTATAAATGGTAAATTAATGTGGAAGATTGTGGAGTATATATCTAAAAAAAAAGACTGATCGCGATCAGTCTTTTTTATTATTTAATTTGTTTTCAAAGTGTTTTTATTTCACTTTGAATCTTTATTATAAACTTCTTGAACGGGCAATGTTGAGCAGGTATACAAGATGAGCATACATACTTCTCTTTACAGATTCTATTTTTATATCGCCGGTTGTTTGGTTAATAGTGGTTACCAGGTCCGTATTGCACTGCCCGTTAAAATTCCCGCTTCCTAAATAATTTACAGAATTAAGAGCTGGATAGGAAATTCTTGGATAATCTGGTGCTGTTTGGTTAGCAATAGCAGAAGTATTTGAAAAACCTTTATTATCAACATATCGGGCGGTCCATGAACCTAAGAACTGTCCGTTATTTGTATTAATACCTTGTACCACTATAACTTGTGTGTCTACAGGATTAGTAAATCCTGCACAGGAGGTATAATGATTTAAAGAAACCGTACAGGATGAAGCATTATCTCCAGGCTGAAAGCATTTTCCTTCATATACTGTGAATCTCTGTTCAGTGGAAGACATGGAAGTATTTAATAAAGCTTTGGGAGCAAAAATTTCTTCAGGAGAGATTAATGTTAGAACCCCTTGGGCATTAGCAGCAACGATTTTATTTTCAGGATTTGAAAGTTCTCTTACCCTTACCGATCCGTTAACGTCCAATGTGTTTGTAGGTGCTGTTGTATTAATTCCAACTTGTGCATTTGCAAAACTACACAAAGCAAATGCTGTCAAAAAAAAAGTCTTTGTTTTCATGGTATTTTTTAGATACGTTAAATTTTTCACTAAGGTAAGAAATATGCATTAATTAAGAATAAAAAACTAATTAAAATATATTATATCTAAATTTTTATTTTAATATATATTTATTAATGAAAATTTTAAATAAAAGCTTTTGAATATTAATTCAAAAATTAATGTTCCTTATTTTGTTTGAAAAATAATTGTATTTTAGCCAAAATATGTTGCTTTTTAACAAACATATCGTCTACTAATTAAAATTCAGATAATTTGAATAAAAAATTAGT
Proteins encoded in this region:
- a CDS encoding DUF885 domain-containing protein, coding for MMKHKLALLSTVIVSCMSAQQKNTQLHQIFDQYYKESNVLSPLNATFNGIDGYNDQLPADDDNQLKKIHDFYVKYTNLLKPFENQALNKEDRISLAILENDIQIALKIEKYHEEYMPINQLGSIPTYMAMLGSGTSAQPFKTVKDYDNWLKRCQAFSRWTDISIQNMQKGIKAGVVLPRSLVVKVIPQLEKLAKNNDQSSFYEPIKNFPKDFSKEEQNRLKKDFKDILGKNIFTSMQKLADFFQNEYLPKARSSSGINVFSNGKEMYKDYIFSMVTVDKDPEEVYKLGLSEVARITAEMETIKKSIGFKGSLPELFEFMKTDKQFMPFKTDKEVLEAYQNVHDKIKPNLSKYFGITPKTPFEIRKTEEFRAASASPQYIPGNLPSNRPGIFYAPILDPAKINITNMDMESVFLHEAIPGHHYQISIQYENTSVPEFRQKYTNGAFVEGWALYTESLGKDLGVYTNPYHQLGALGTEMHRAIRLVVDSGLHTGKMTREDAIKYMLDNEPVSEQFATAEIERYMASPGQALSYKIGELKIKELRDKYKIQLGSQFNIRDFHDTILKGGAMPLTVFENYMDDWAKSIK